ctcatccttgatgcacctcacttggtttaggtcccttgtcttcttttcccttgctctagatagtttatagatatccaactctccttctttggtatctagtcgtttatacatatcatcgtaagccgctaacttagcttctctgacagctttcttcgcctcttgcttcgcttttctatacctttcaccattttcatcagtcctctccttgtataaggctttacaacattccttcttagccttcacctttgtttgtacctcctcattccaccaccaagattccttttggtgtggggcaaagcccttggactctcctaatacctcttttgctacttttcggatacaactagccatggaatcccacatttggctagcttccccctctctatcccacacacattgggtgattaccttctctttgaaaatggcttgtttttcttcttttagattccaccatctagtccttgggcacttccaagtcttgttcttttgtcttactcttttgatatgtacatccatcaccaacaagcgatgttgattagccacgctctctcctggtataactttgcaatccttacaagttatacgatcccttttcctcattagaagaaaatctatttgtgtttttgacgacccactcttgtaggtgatcacatgttcttctctcttcttaaagaaggtgttggctaagaagagatcatatgccattgcaaaatccaagatagcttccccatcctcgtttctctccccaaaaccatggccaccatgaaaacctccatagttgcctgtctccctgcacacgtgtccatttaaatctcctcctataaataacttctccgtctgagcaattccttgcaccaagtctccaagatcttcccaaaatttctccttcgaactcgtatccaaccctacttgaggtgcgtacgcactaatcacattgataagttcttgtcctattacaatcttgattgccatgattctatctcctaccctcttgacatctacaacatcttgtaccaaggtcttgtccacgatgatgccaacaccgtttctcgttctatttgtgcccgaataccaaagtttaaaccctgagttttctagatcctttgccttactaccaacccacttagtttcttgtaggcacataatatttatccttctcctcaccataacttccactacttccatagattttcccgttaaggttcctatattccacgttcctaaacgcattttgctctcttgaactctacccttctgtcctagcttcttcaccctcccccgtctaataggatcaaagtacttcttttgtgtgtcccgggtaaagttgataggagcatatgctcccaaacaactttgagtggagtcgttcgaaaagaagtttctatggcccccttgctcatttaacactgcatccgggtgccgatggagatacagcgacccttgctcacttatcactgtgctcaggccacacagcgcgccacttacgggtgacgccctagctttagcgcgattttgttctggattcattttcataaggattcgacgtgatcatggagtgccggctgtcgactaccgaATGTGTTGTACATAAACATACCAGATAACTACTATGGATATAAGATGGTTGAATGGCAACCGGAAATGAAGGGTATTCAGATTTGAAAGCATTGGCTCTCTGAAGAGCCAGAGCTTTTTCGCTTTTGGTCAATGAATGTTCCCTCCCAAGAACATCAGGTGTTCGTTTTTGGAATATTTGACTGCTAGACAAGCCTCCAACTTCTTTCATTGTGGAAAAATCATGTTCTCCTGTCAGATATTACAAGAAACATGAAGTGGCATCTTAATTCTTTTGGTAGGAAAGCAGAATGAggtaaaagataaaaataaaaactaaatatACGTTCCTTACTTTTCACTTCTGATTTAGAGCAATATGAGCCTCTGCTTCTGAATGACTTCTTGATTTCAAAAGGTTGAGTCTTTGTTGCTGGGAAGTTGGTGTTGCATTCCGCTGCTTTACTACTCGAACATGTTCTCATTTTCTTGTGTAGAAATGGTAATGGAGATTTCTCCCTTGTTTTTCTTGGGCAGGGTGAAAAGTCGTCCAAGATTTCGACCGAGTCATCATCTTCATAATCTGTTTCTTCCTCCTCAGGTATTGTTGGATCGTCTTGTACTTCATCAGAATCTCTACTAATATCATCATTAGAATGATCATCATGTTTATCAGTTTCTTCCAACTTGGGCATTACCAGTGATATATCCCTTGATTTTCTCGGGCACAGATCATCCAAGATTTCGACAGATTTATCATCATGGTCTTCATAACCAGTTTCCAAATTCAAGCCTCCACTGCATTCTTTTCCAGCATAAGGATCGTGAGAGCTAGACGTGCCAATTTCCCACTTTCCCTGATCCATAGCTCTAGCTCCTTTGGCATGGCCGCCTTACcaagaataaaaaagaaaataacaaatCATGTGTAAGTTATGCATTCGTAACTGAGCACAAATCGAATATAACAACTTATTACATGTAAACCTGGAGACAAGGAGCAGTTTGCAGCTTCTGTACCCCGGTAAAAGACAACTTCAAATGCAAGTTCAATGCCCTTAATCAagataaacacacacacatctcCAGTTTTCAAATTATTGTCCCTTACAAATTCCAACCAACCACGCTTGAATCGTACTTTCTGTTGTTTATATAATTTGAGTTTAACACACCAAGTTCCTCCGTCAGGAAGACGAAGGATGGCATTACCATGAGGCTGATGCATAAGATGTCTCTTGGCAAACCCCGCCGGCAAAACCTTAAACAGAAAAAGAAGTATATGTTTATTTGAAAAGCGAAAATATTAGATTATTACTTGTGCAAGGGTATTTACCAAATTGCCGAATATGTAGGAGGGCTGCATGGCAACTTTGAAGTGAGGCTTTTCAGATTTGAAAGCAATTGCTCTCTGAAGAGCTATAGCTTTATCTTTTTCAGTCAATGGATGCATCCTTGAAtagctctttctttttttcttcggAGGCAAAGGACATGGTAAAGATGAATATCTCTCCCCTTTTCTTCTTCGGCTTGTGAGAAAATCATCCAAGATTTCAACCGACTCGTCATCTTCGTAATCGGTTTTTTCCTTGTCCGGCAATTTTATGGGATAGTCAACTTCTGTGCAACTTCTATCGAATATGAAGACGTGGAATCTTGAATTCCCTTCATACCCGAAAACAAGCCAAAAAGCGTAGTCAAGAGAGTAAAACTTGGAGAACTCCGGCCAACCCTTCTCAAACCAAACCTCACCATTACATCTTCTCAGTTCTATTTCCCATTCTGAACCACATGGAAGTCTAAGATATACTGGACTTGATAACTCTTCTCCATATTTCATCACAAATTTCATCGGAACTTTCTGCTCATGTCAAAATCTAAGTTAAAAGAACAATTTCTAATCTTTTTGTGGGCAACAAATGAATATCTCCATAACCAAGTAAACATTTTTACGAGTGcataatgagagagagagagagagagagagagagaagcttaCAAGTTTGGTGTCTCTCGTTGTGTCATCAAGAataactttgaaaaaatggggtgTCGTAGATGAAAATGTTGGCCGTAAAGAAGCCATGGTTGAACTGATTCAAAAGCTTTGGGTTTGGAGATGGTTGAAGTTTGATATCATATGTGATAGATAAATTCGGAAAGAgatctctcctttcctcctaaTCTATCGTCAAATCAAAGAATTCgtacaattaaaaattaattcaacgataaattgattttaaaaattataataattttaacaaTTAGTTTAAAATTTAACGATACAAATTCCTTAATTTGATATATTAGAAGAAAATGATCATCCGGATCCCTTACCGATAAATTCTCTTGTAAATTACCGACAAGACAGGTTAATCTCGAGAAGTGAGAAGCGTGGAAAGAGATTATCCTCAGGAAACAGAATCTAGTGATTTTTAGTCAGCTGAATAGTCACTGCTTCTTAGTCTCAGTACTTACTACAACTAGCTACATCCCAACGGACTGCTATGATTGGTTTTCATGAATTCTTTATTAATCTTCTTTTTCTTAAAAAGTTTATATTCTTTGTCATACTCATATCTAATGAAGGAAAAATCGAGCTTAAATGTTACATTTTAACTTAAATTAAAAGTTATATTTGGGGTTTGATATAAAATTTGAGTCTATGATGAATGAAGCACACGCACGctatttttttgagtttttaaaatttaattgtttagttttcattttttttgttattaggtttcattttattaaaataaaaataattgtcgaacaagtttttaatttttatttttttttaaattaaaagctAAAACGAAATACTATCAAACGACCTTAGtctttcaatagttgagttgatGTTAGTTAACTATAATTGTCCGTGAATTAAGAGGAAATTTtctaattcaaaaaataaatgcaATGCAGTTAAATTTGTATTACAAAAATATAGGTACAaccttgtttgtaccatacttgaccaatcccgaaactactgaacaccgatcaatgttataccgtcaaggacccagaagagtttccctccaaccaggaggccaatcacagcacgacacgtgttgatatcagaagccaatcatagcgcaacacgtgtcaacatcagaagccaatcacaacacaacacgtgtcaatgttagaatgaaactagaacctatcttctataaatagagatcattctctcacaatatttcctaatgtcatttgtactaaatcattcacttgtactcattaaaggaaatcttgaacctatgtacttgtgtaaacccttcacaattaatgagaactcctctactccgtggacgtagccaatctgggtgaaccacatacatcttgtgtttgcttccctgtctctatccatttacatacttatccacactagtgaccagagcaatctagcgaaggtcacaaacttaacattttctgttgtaccaaagtcctcactgatttggtgcatcaacatttagcaccgtttgtgggaaacgacacttattcccactctcttcagctttgtcaagctagtttccacaatttgtacactctcttttgaccaggcatccctctctaacATGGGGAGTGAATAAAGCCAAAACACACAGAATGatacccctcttgcacctagtgcgaagcaacgaaaaaatgaaggaaaaagggttgctcttcaagctaaagtcgatgagctagaagctcaaaacaacaaaatagcaatgaagaatgaggtcttccagaagcagtatgagaagctctttgagacgctccacgaaactatacgtattcaaacacgcgagcttgttgcccctgtggacatcaaccatcatctgggtgccccccaacacggagggtcatctttcttcgacatgggtatccctaatgaggagcgagctaatcatcaaaacattgatcaacatgagacttttctcaacccagctgcttcgacccgaagcaggagaagtggaggaagacacctcattgcagaagggttggaaggatcgaaaactgtttatcgtgactgccgagacttcctaaagcaacgtcgagagaatcccctccacatatgctcgaagatcaatgacccaagggtttctgaaaaactcggtcccctcccacgacctaggccaactgccaatctagggaaggaacgacatgtcctagaggaacatgaaggtacatgggattctaaggtattccgacagactcaccctagaagtcagtatagcgagtctaaggaaaaatcacatgcccttactcaaactttcctacttcaaagaagcgatggagacttacgaaagaaaatcccagtggtacatgactccactcaagaccccattgtcctacagctccttgaggaagtaaacaagttaaaggctgaacgtcaggccaagatacctgactggaaccaacccaagcatggccctctcacaaggaggatccttgacacctcccttcaagcgaagacaaaacaaaagcttggtttacaactctatactggaagggaggacacaattgaacaccttaacctctttgagtccaccatggcctatcggatgcacaccgacgaaaagcgatgtcttctcttcccctctaccctctatggcggagctctaaactggtattgccatcttccacctgagacaatagactcatttgaggaactaaggaaactgtttatctttcaacacatcttctagaccgatcgcttgcattctgcagatgacttgcaCACTATTCGCCAAAAACCGGACGAGttactacgagagtatgctggtcgtttcagccatgagtattctcgttgcgctaaggcagatgacaagaccgccttcAAGGCCTATATGATTGTTTCTTGAAGTACATGATTAATGCCAACACTTAGAAGatttactctgaggtgatggcacatgcttacaaccatgcctccgccgaggcaataacatatcaagggaaaccccccacaaccaccccttatcagcaagtagggaatggaagccagatccaaccaaatgagaagacctcgaccttccaaacggcagcggtgccttcccctgccttacttaatactttgccaagttaacagacatatcaatctcagggcaaaaggaaagaattTCATCCTCactagtctcattttagtaaaaagagtaagggacactaccgtgataaccaagggtatcgccatgataatcccgaccccaggcagtcaacacagtgggtcaagcacgtgtcaggacagcttctaccctgaggtatgaggcatacacacatttgaacgccacatgcgtggctatttaccccagcatagcacacttgataccgaagccaaagccgaggcacccggattacaagctcatgaagaacacgggcacattttgctgctaccacgagcataatggccatgatggcgagaagtctatcacccttcatgatcatattgaagctttggcacgtgaaagaaaaattgatcaattcctcattcaccctccaaggggtaaccgtaaccaacgccaggtaaatgttATATATTCCATAAGCAGTGGCACActcatatctaaatcttccaacagggccatgaaaaatagtgaacgagctttaaggtctggccaccaagtgtttcacgtggaagacatcaggggaggtaagtatcaaaagcctaactgggatccaatatgtgcctaactgggatccaatatgtttctaccctgaggaagaaagaggtatcatctaccctcataatgacccactgatcgtggaagctcacatagccaactttgaagtacgacgaatcctggtagacacaggggcttcggtcaatatcatgtttgctgaagctttcagggcacttaatgtagctgaacacttgctcgaccgctcaatttcccctttgataagcttcttcggtgatatcgtgcaacctttgaggagcatacacttacctttcaccattggtacaggcccttacatagCTATCAttacatcaccaacctatctgaaactttcaccattctgaagaggtatcgaatgaggttgaaccccaacaaatgtgccttggCAAACCGCGCCGGCAAAACCTTAAACAGAAAAAGAAGTATATGTTTATTTGAAAAGCGAAAATATTAGATTATTACTTGTGCAAGGGTATTTACCAAATTGCCGAATATGTAGGAGGGCTGCATGGCAACTTTGAAGTGAGGCTTTTCAGATTTGAAAGCAATTGCTCTCTGAAGAGCTATAGCTTTATCTTTTTCAGTCAATGGATGCATCCTTGAAtagctctttctttttttcttcggAGGCAAAGGACATGGTAAAGATGAATATCTCTCCCCTTTTCTTCTTCGGCTTGTGGGAAAATCATCCAAGATTTCAACCGACTCGTCATCTTCGTAATCGGTTTTTTCCTTGTCCGGCAATTTTATGGGATAGTCAACTTCTGTGCAACTTCTATCGAATATGAAGACGTGGAATCTTGAATTCCCTTCATACCCGAAAACAAGCCAAAAAGCGTAGTCAAGAGAGTAAAACTTGGAGAACTCCGGCCAACCCTTCTCAAACCAAACCTCACCATTACATCTTCTCAGTTCTATTTCCCATTCTGAACCACATGGAAGTCTAAGATAT
This is a stretch of genomic DNA from Malus domestica chromosome 02, GDT2T_hap1. It encodes these proteins:
- the LOC108175140 gene encoding B3 domain-containing protein Os11g0197600-like; translated protein: MKFVMKYGEELSSPVYLRLPCGSEWEIELRRCNGEVWFEKGWPEFSKFYSLDYAFWLVFGYEGNSRFHVFIFDRSCTEVDYPIKLPDKEKTDYEDDESVEILDDFLTSRRRKGERYSSLPCPLPPKKKRKSYSRMHPLTEKDKAIALQRAIAFKSEKPHFKVAMQPSYIFGNLVLPAGFAKRHLMHQPHGNAILRLPDGGTWCVKLKLYKQQKVRFKRGWLEFVRDNNLKTGDVCVFILIKGIELAFEVVFYRGTEAANCSLSPGGHAKGARAMDQGKWEIGTSSSHDPYAGKECSGGLNLETGYEDHDDKSVEILDDLCPRKSRDISLVMPKLEETDKHDDHSNDDISRDSDEVQDDPTIPEEEETDYEDDDSVEILDDFSPCPRKTREKSPLPFLHKKMRTCSSSKAAECNTNFPATKTQPFEIKKSFRSRGSYCSKSEVKREHDFSTMKEVGGLSSSQIFQKRTPDVLGREHSLTKSEKALALQRANAFKSEYPSFPVAIQPSYIHSSYLGLPYEFVRTHLNKQRSSNVILQILDGSTWPVNFKYDGTPRFQNGWSVFARENNLKVGDLCVFELINRNELTFEVVFFRATEAKKCSSSAGHGGGAIDQVEIKRRSICKVKSGYENGPSIHL